In the Deltaproteobacteria bacterium genome, one interval contains:
- the yajC gene encoding preprotein translocase subunit YajC encodes MLTGIAYAMGGSPGGGSGGAGGLMGLLPILLMFVIFYFLLIRPQQKQARKHQDFIKGLKVGDRVTTTGGLHGEVKGLTETTITLEIAEKVRVKVTRSAVSGSSQEAATPEAQKPA; translated from the coding sequence ATGCTCACAGGGATTGCGTACGCGATGGGAGGGAGTCCGGGCGGCGGGTCCGGCGGAGCCGGAGGCCTCATGGGGCTGCTCCCCATCCTCCTCATGTTCGTGATCTTCTACTTCCTGCTCATCCGGCCCCAGCAGAAGCAGGCGCGAAAGCACCAGGACTTCATCAAGGGACTGAAGGTGGGGGACCGGGTGACGACCACCGGCGGGCTCCACGGCGAGGTCAAGGGATTGACCGAGACGACGATCACCCTGGAGATCGCGGAGAAGGTCCGCGTGAAAGTGACCCGCAGCGCGGTGTCGGGCTCCAGCCAGGAAGCCGCGACCCCCGAGGCGCAGAAACCCGCCTGA